Genomic segment of Triticum aestivum cultivar Chinese Spring chromosome 6A, IWGSC CS RefSeq v2.1, whole genome shotgun sequence:
gcggcgCCGTCCCCCCACCTAACCTTCCCtctcctcctgcctttccctcccgCCGTCGCCGGAGGACATCGCCAACGAAGCTAATGCGgctgacggcgacggcggggcccCTGCTTGTGGCTGATCTTCCCGAGGACAGAGGACACGAAGAGATCAAATCGATCTATGATTGCCACTCAAAGCCAGATTTGCTCGTACACAGGTACGTCTACTCGGCTAGACGTGCATGTGTTCCCACGCAAGAAATCAATCAAGCTGTCTTTGCGCTTAGTTGAGGCTAGCACCTACGTGTTGAGTTCTCATCGACGACGACGGATTCAAGCGGTGCTTCATGGCTGTTGGTGGCTGCCAAGCCGGCTATGGTGTCGTCAGCGGTCAGATCTTGCCACTTGTACGTCGCCGCGCTTCTCCGGCTGTAAATTGGGTGCACGGGCTCCCTCTCATGCTGGGATGCAAAGTTGTTGCTGGTATGGATGCACTGCTAGGCTCCGTTTCGCCTCGGCAGCGGCCTCGATGTGGATTGCAGTGACCACCGAGACTTCAGCGGTGAGATGCAAACTATAGGCGTCGGCTTGACGCAGAGGAATGATGGTGCAGCGGCGACTGATATGTAGCTGCTGGGATCCTGGAAAAGTGTGGTGGTGACAACATTTGAGTGACTTTATGATGGTGCTACTCGAGCACCTGGTCTCGAGTTCCGGGGTGAAAGCCTAGGCGACCTGAGTTGGTCATGCCTAGCAATGGCGATATTTttacgtcgttaccttgttgaaagcattgctcggatatgcttggACTATTTTCTGAAAACCTAGATTGTGATCTTGAGTGGTTGGATCTGGTGACGGCGGCTATTGAGcgtcgctcccttcttgaaggcgttgccgTTGAAGAACTTTGTCGCTcgtgtggtgtcatgagatggttggtgcgaATACGGTCATCGATGTAGTTTGCCAATTGTGGATCTGATCTCTTTGATGTCTTTTTTTCGCCtgcgcatagctttggtcttatactccctcctttccggttaagactcaattcaaaaatctcatcaaccaaggtagatgatgagtggtggaatattttttgtagtttgcaaaagcacccaattaatgctcttgttttccttaaaaaattatgtttacgaatgcattaattgcaatgcatgcatgcataaagtgcatgcattgatcaattttctcttaatacttgcatgcaatgatttaatgcaccttgaagtctgaacatgtgatggaaaacaaccaaattgagccttataaaatgaaaaaaactaaaattttgaaataaaccctataaaccggaaaggagggagtaacttTGCTATTTAGTGACGTGTTTTTATGTGCGTGTGTTAGTATTGACTGTGTGCATCCTaaatatgcagaggccgggtgtttttattgtgtttgtatcctcttgatacTTTATTATGAACCAATAAAATTCACCTTTGTCGAAAAATTCTTTCCTTCACGGAGTTCTACTAGTGGATTGCATGCCTATATCGGTGAAGATTCCGCAGCGCAATTAACGAACCTTCGACGTATCCGGCCCAATCCCATCCATACCCCGCATCCCCCGGCCCCACCTACCTAGTACTTCGTAGTTCGTTTAAATGTTACTACGTGCACATTGACCGACGGCCCCCTCAAGTCCGCCTCCTTTCTCCTCCTCTCCACTCGCCTCCTCGCCTCCGCCTCTGCGACGAAACCATCGAGCGCTCATCAACTCCTCCCAACCCTCTCGTTCGCCCATCCATCTCCCCCAACTCCCTCCCCAGATCCATCCACTTCTCGCCGCCGCTGCTCCGCAATCTGCCACGCCGACGGCAACGGGAGCGACGGACATGGTcatgcctgctgctgctgctgccggtcCCGGGCTGGCGTCGACCTGATTCCTTCCTTTCGCCGGTAAAGAATCCTACCCTAATCGGACGGATCGCTCCCTCCCTCCAGTCGTTTGGGGTTTCGTATCTGCCTTGCTATGGCATTGAGCAGCCGGGGCCCGAACCGTACCTAATTTGTTGCCGTCTGCGGTTCTGCTAGGTTTGTTCTTTTGCGGCGCGCGAGGTCGATCGTAGTTTTCTCCGTCTAGATTAGATCGGTCGGAGCTAGTCCGATGGGGTTTGGTGCCCAGGCTCGAGCGCAACTTATTTTCCCTGAATTTTGCGGGGTTCAACTAAACCCACAAACACCACGTTCAGTCCGTCCCTCAGGATGCAAGCGGACGGCGTCCACATGTCCCCGTAGCAAAAATTGCATTAAtctctattactccctccgtaaagaaatataaaaacgttTAAATCACTACAAAGTTTTTATGTTAGTTTAGAGAGGGAGTACTTTAATATAACTGTACTAGTTTAATTTCTATGTTCGTGGATGGTCCCGAACATGGGGACATGCGGACGCCGTCTGCTTCTATCCCTACACCGCCCGTGCTCACCAATAATAGAGAGGGTGTTGCGTTTGTCCCCTGCATTTTTTTCGGAAGGTGTTATTGAGGTAGGTGGGAAAGCGTAGTGGGTGTACAAATTGTGGAAATGTACGTCTCCGACTGTTTTATTGATTGACATTTTTCTTCAGAAATATTAAAACCCTACAGCAGATAAAATGTCCATGTTGATGCAAGGGATTTAGGATGCTCTAAATCGAAAATTGCCATGTAGTAGTACAAAAAATGCCTGAAAAATTGCCACACTGCACAGAGTAATTACCATGCGTTTGATTGGAATTTGATTGGGATTCGACAGTACTAAGGGCGTTCGCTGGGTTTACTTAAAAATCTGACATTTGCTGGGTAGTGGAATCCTTTTTCTTGCTGAAGAGGGTTTTTTTTTGGCCGACATGTTTATGCTATTGCATTGTAATGGGATTTTGTCGCAACAGTTATAGTTTTGGGTGAAGCTGTGGTACATGGATCTACTTAGTTTTGGGTGAGACCATTTGATTAGAGATTGAACTAAAGAAGTCTAATATAAAAACTGCAACCTGAATTTCTTCCTAAAAATAAGACCTGCCATATGTGTACACTGATCTGTCTATACTTTCCAATGACTTGGCTGGTTCTTTTACCATGATTATGCACTGCTGCAGTTTTCATATGCATCCTGAATTTCTTCCTAAAAAGAAGACCGCCATATGTGTACAGATCTGTCTATACTCTCGAATCACTTGACTGATTTTTTTACCATGATTATGCAATGCTGTAGTTTTCATATGCACCATCACCATGGGTGGCAAGACTCTTCAGGTGTCAGGATTTCCTGCAACTGTCAATGCAGACCATGTCAAGGATTTGCTGGAACGAATTGTTGGTGTGGATAACGTCTGTGCGGTTAAGCTCAGGCCTCCGAAGAACAACTCTGCAAACTCAAGATCTTTTGCCATTGTTCAGTTCCAGACCGAGGCACATGCTTCGCTGGTGGTGAATGCGGCTCGTGGGAATGCACTTAGGAGTGGAAGCAATTATCTGAAGGTCCGACCTGCGGAACGTGACATTGTTCTGAGACCAAGAACTACGATTTTTAATCTACGGGGTGCAACATTGCATTTTGGCTGCCTTCTGAGGGAAAGAGTTTTATCTGTTCTGTGGAGCGGAACAGACGTTTCTGCTGAGTTTGGATTTGCTATGAAGAAGATTGACTTTTGCCTGACCTACAAATTGAAGAAATACAGACTTGAACTTTCATATGAGAGCATATGGGAGATCCAGCTTCATGATCCACCTGGATCACAAAAAAAGTTCCTTTTGATTCAGGTATGTTTAGCTGTACAACACTTGTTTATGTATGCTGAACATCCTTTTCATGATATTACACCTACCTGCAAATTAGTTTACCattttgttgttgttgctaatTTATGTGTTTGCTCCTCATTTTGTTTTATGTACTCTGAAATGTTTGTGTGTTGTTACAAGTGCACAACAATAATTTTCATTTTCTCTAGAGTACTGATATAATGATAACCAATCCATATGAAGTTATGCTACTAGAGTTTTACATTAGAGCCCAAGATGATGGGATGGGAACACCAACTGCAGTATTTCCTTGATAATTGCATACCTCTTTAAAATGCCGATCCATCTATGGAACAGCTTTTTAGTTAGTTCAAGTTTTTTCTGTTTCTTGAAAGCTTGGAGCTCTAGATTTGTCATAACCTCAGTTTGATAATTTTTGTCAATTCTCAGGTTCTGGCTGCTCCAAAAATTTACGAACAAAACTTACAGCATTCTGGCTCTATGTACGACGATCCATTATTCAACTATTTTAGGGATGATACTGATGATCAGTGGACCAGAACTACTGATTTTACTCCATTAGCCAGCATTGGGCAATCATATATTCTGTGTCTGGAGCTACCACATGATTGTGATCTCCCCAACATTCAAGAGTACTTTGTTTACTATAAAGAACACAAGTGTGACTTTCATTGCCATCGTGGACATTCATATTCAAGCAATACTTGCTTTGCTCCAATTGTGAAATCTCTTTATTTCACTGATATCCCCTATGAGATACTCTTCAAGATCAACCACATGGTTCAGAATGGGACACTTAGTGGGCCGACACTTGATGACAACTTCTACCGTCTGGTCAGCCCGGGATATGTATGTATTGACCATATAAAGCGTGCACTTGAAAATATGTCATACCTAAAAAAGACTTGCTTGAATCCAACAAATTGGTTATCTGAACAATACAAAGAAATTAAGAGATCACGCTACATGTTAACATCACCAAACATAGCTCTGGATGATGATGGGTTGGTATATGTTTACAGGGTGCAAATTACCCCTGCAAAAGTGTACTTTTATGGTCCTGAAATTAATGTCTCGAATCGTGTTGTACGGAATTACGCTGATGATTTGGATAACTTCCTTCGGATTTCATTTGTCGATGAGGACTGTGAGAAGCTTCGTTCGACTGATTTATCACCACGTTCTGCTCCCGGAAATAATGCAAGGAGAACTGCTCTGTACAACAGAATTCTGTCGGTCCTTTCAAATGGCATCACTATTGGTAACAAGCACTTtgagtttttggctttctcttcAAGCCAGCTGCGGGATAACTCTGCGTGGATGTTTGCTTCTCGTCCGGGGTTGTCCGCCAGTGACATCAGGGAGTGGATGGGGAACTTCCGTAATATTAGAAATGTGGCAAAATATGCTGCAAGGCTTGGTCAGTCCTTTAGCGCCTCAACAGAAACCTTGAAAGTACATAAGTATGAGGTGCATGTAATTCCAGATATAAAAAATGGTACGAAGTATGTATTCTCTGATGGAATTGGAACCATTTCAGCTGATTTTGCAGATGAGGTGTCTAAGAAGTGCAAATTGGCCCGCT
This window contains:
- the LOC123128326 gene encoding probable RNA-dependent RNA polymerase 1, translated to MGGKTLQVSGFPATVNADHVKDLLERIVGVDNVCAVKLRPPKNNSANSRSFAIVQFQTEAHASLVVNAARGNALRSGSNYLKVRPAERDIVLRPRTTIFNLRGATLHFGCLLRERVLSVLWSGTDVSAEFGFAMKKIDFCLTYKLKKYRLELSYESIWEIQLHDPPGSQKKFLLIQVLAAPKIYEQNLQHSGSMYDDPLFNYFRDDTDDQWTRTTDFTPLASIGQSYILCLELPHDCDLPNIQEYFVYYKEHKCDFHCHRGHSYSSNTCFAPIVKSLYFTDIPYEILFKINHMVQNGTLSGPTLDDNFYRLVSPGYVCIDHIKRALENMSYLKKTCLNPTNWLSEQYKEIKRSRYMLTSPNIALDDDGLVYVYRVQITPAKVYFYGPEINVSNRVVRNYADDLDNFLRISFVDEDCEKLRSTDLSPRSAPGNNARRTALYNRILSVLSNGITIGNKHFEFLAFSSSQLRDNSAWMFASRPGLSASDIREWMGNFRNIRNVAKYAARLGQSFSASTETLKVHKYEVHVIPDIKNGTKYVFSDGIGTISADFADEVSKKCKLARFTPSAFQIRYGGYKGVVAIDPTSHWKLSLRGSMSKFPSDNITLDVLAYSKYQPCFLNRQLITLLSTLGVRDNIFELKQQEVVKQLNRMVTEPQAAIDAIELMPMGEITNVVKELLLCGYKPDVEPYLSMILQTFRASKLLELKTKSRIFIPEGRAMMGCLDETRTLKYGEVFIQASNSANDSDKFVVTGKVVVAKNPCLHPGDIRILEAVYTPVLDHMVNCVVFPQQGPRPHPDECSGSDLDGDIYFVSWDPDLIPTRMVAPMDYTPAPTETLDHDVMIEEVHEYFANYIVNESLGIIANAHVVFADRESLKAESTPCIKLAELFSVAVDYPKTGVPAQIPGELHVREYPDFMEKLDRVTYLSEGVIGKLYREIKKQSPHIGHFTKDVARRSYDSDLIVDGYQDYIDEAVWMKEEYDFKLGNLMDHYGIKSEAEIISGCILKMAKNFTKSSDADAIRQAVKSLRKEARSWFSEMNAGESGDVPEALYAKASAWYHVTYHPEYWGCYNEVYGRPHLISFPWCVYDKLLLIKQRKKLQRRMQPHVLDLQNSMRRNKIFG